A part of Camelus bactrianus isolate YW-2024 breed Bactrian camel chromosome 7, ASM4877302v1, whole genome shotgun sequence genomic DNA contains:
- the LOC105072015 gene encoding TRPM8 channel-associated factor 2, with product MATTPAAAFEALMSGMTSWHVPKDPIPSELLLTGEAAFPVMVNDQGQVLIAASSYGQGRLVVVSHEGYLLEAGLAPFLLNAVGWLCPSRGAPVGVHPSLASLASILQGSGVEAQVQPEPGEPLGVYCIDAYDDTMTAELIQFVKRGGGLLIGGQALYWASQHSSDKVLSKFPGNQVTSVAGVYFMDIFGDRGQLKVSKKVPKDPLHVG from the coding sequence ATGGCGACAACTCCCGCTGCTGCCTTTGAGGCCCTCATGTCTGGAATGACAAGCTGGCATGTCCCAAAAGACCCCATCCCCAGTGAACTCCTTCTGACTGGAGAGGCTGCCTTCCCAGTCATGGTGAATGACCAGGGCCAGGTCCTCattgccgcctcctcctatggtCAAGGCCGCCTTGTGGTTGTGTCCCACGAGGGCTACCTGCTGGAGGCTGGCTTGGCCCCATTTCTTCTCAATGCAGTGGGCTGGCTCTGTCCCTCACGTGGAGCTCCCGTTGGAGTGCACCCATCCCTGGCATCACTAGCCAGCATCCTGCAGGGCTCTGGGGTTGAGGCCCAGGTTCAGCCAGAACCGGGAGAACCCCTGGGGGTTTACTGCATCGATGCCTACGATGACACCATGACTGCAGAGCTGATCCAGTTTGTGAAACGTGGAGGGGGCTTGCTCATCGGGGGCCAGGCCTTGTACTGGGCCAGTCAGCACAGCAGTGACAAGGTGCTGTCCAAGTTCCCAGGGAACCAGGTGACCAGTGTGGCCGGAGTGTACttcatggacatctttggggacagAGGCCAACTCAAGGTTTCTAAGAAGGTGCCCAAGGACCCTCTCCACGTCGGGTGA